The following coding sequences are from one Streptomyces dengpaensis window:
- a CDS encoding GNAT family N-acetyltransferase, which produces MVSRMFRIETGVDNDRRDLLRRRLRDTNTAASAVLRALRGTSGERERPLHVWALDETGSLAGGLVGHTWTTWLHVTYLWVDEPHRGTGLGSHLLAQAERIAREDRGCLNSRLETWDFQAPDFYKKRGYEVVCEIPDYPPGITEYTLTKRLRRFSPSGGTPSGGV; this is translated from the coding sequence ATGGTGAGCCGTATGTTTCGTATTGAGACAGGAGTCGACAACGACCGCCGGGATCTGCTCCGCCGTCGCCTACGGGACACCAACACGGCGGCGTCCGCGGTCCTGCGCGCCCTGCGCGGAACCTCAGGTGAACGCGAACGCCCCCTCCACGTCTGGGCGTTGGACGAGACAGGGAGCCTGGCGGGCGGCCTGGTCGGCCACACCTGGACGACCTGGCTCCACGTCACCTACCTCTGGGTCGACGAGCCCCACCGCGGCACGGGCCTCGGCTCCCACCTCCTCGCCCAGGCCGAACGCATCGCCCGCGAGGACCGCGGCTGCCTCAACTCACGCCTGGAAACCTGGGACTTCCAGGCCCCCGACTTCTACAAGAAGCGGGGCTACGAGGTGGTGTGCGAAATCCCGGACTATCCACCGGGGATCACGGAGTACACGCTGACGAAGAGGCTGAGGAGGTTCAGCCCGTCTGGGGGTACCCCCTCTGGGGGAGTTTGA
- the galK gene encoding galactokinase, which produces MGHAVGHTEVREGFEELYGAAPDGVWAAPGRVNLIGEYTDFNEGFVMPLALPHTAVAAVARRGDGVLRLHSADIEGPVVELDAASLEPLANAGWAAYPAGVVWALRSAGHAVGGADVHLASTVPTGAGLSSSAALEVVTALALNDLYELGLTRPELARLAQRAENDFVGVPCGVMDQTASACCTEGHALHLDCRDLSIRQVPFDLSAHGLELLVVDTRVKHALGDGAYAERRAGCEEGARLLGVSHLRDVAYGELDAALARLSDERVRRYVRHVVSDDHRVDQVIALLDAGDVRAIGPVLTEGHLSLRDDLRISCDELDLAVSAANAAGAVGARMTGGGFGGSAVVLVESADADTVTKAVTEAFAAVGFTAPRVFPAVASAGARRLS; this is translated from the coding sequence GTGGGGCATGCGGTGGGGCACACTGAGGTTCGCGAGGGCTTCGAGGAGTTGTACGGGGCGGCGCCGGACGGTGTCTGGGCCGCACCGGGCCGGGTCAACCTGATCGGCGAGTACACCGACTTCAACGAGGGCTTCGTGATGCCGCTCGCCCTGCCGCACACGGCGGTCGCGGCCGTGGCGCGGCGCGGTGACGGCGTGCTGCGGCTGCACTCGGCCGACATCGAGGGGCCGGTCGTCGAACTGGACGCGGCGTCGCTGGAGCCCCTGGCCAACGCCGGCTGGGCCGCCTACCCGGCGGGCGTGGTGTGGGCGCTGCGCTCGGCGGGCCACGCGGTGGGCGGCGCCGATGTGCACCTCGCGTCGACGGTCCCCACGGGTGCGGGCCTGTCCTCTTCCGCCGCCCTCGAGGTCGTGACGGCGCTCGCCCTCAACGACCTGTACGAACTCGGCCTCACCCGCCCCGAGCTGGCCCGCCTCGCCCAGCGCGCCGAGAACGACTTCGTCGGCGTCCCCTGCGGCGTGATGGACCAGACGGCCTCGGCGTGCTGCACGGAGGGGCACGCCCTGCACCTCGACTGCCGTGACCTGTCCATCCGCCAGGTCCCCTTCGACCTGTCCGCTCACGGCCTTGAGCTGCTGGTCGTCGACACGCGCGTGAAGCACGCGCTGGGCGACGGGGCGTACGCCGAGCGGCGTGCGGGGTGCGAGGAGGGCGCGCGGCTGCTCGGGGTCTCGCATCTGCGGGATGTCGCGTACGGGGAGCTCGACGCGGCGCTCGCGCGCCTGTCCGACGAGCGCGTACGCCGCTACGTGCGCCACGTCGTGTCCGACGACCACCGTGTGGACCAGGTCATCGCCCTGCTGGACGCGGGCGACGTCCGCGCCATCGGCCCCGTCCTGACGGAGGGGCATCTGTCCCTGCGGGACGACCTGCGTATCTCCTGTGATGAGCTGGATCTTGCGGTCTCCGCGGCCAATGCCGCCGGCGCGGTGGGCGCCCGGATGACGGGCGGTGGCTTCGGCGGTTCCGCCGTCGTGCTGGTCGAGTCCGCCGACGCGGACACGGTCACCAAGGCGGTGACGGAGGCCTTTGCCGCGGTGGGGTTCACTGCGCCGCGGGTGTTTCCGGCGGTGGCCTCGGCGGGGGCGCGGCGGTTGAGCTGA
- a CDS encoding LuxR C-terminal-related transcriptional regulator, whose product MVRIRVLVVDDHRIFAESLAAALAAEPDVDVSAAGSGPAALRCLERAAAEGRRFDVLLVDADLGGQLPGPRPAAVPVQDSNEDGLVDGISLVAGVRSGQPSVRTVVLAEKDDPRRAALALQAGASGWVAKDCSLSRLLTVIRGVLRDETHLPPALLTGVLRELTAARKHRTESERLVESLTPREREVLRCMVAGLGRKAVAERLFLSPHTVRTHMQNVLGKLGVHSTLAAVALARRAGVGPVDLGSAGRIRPEETNSA is encoded by the coding sequence GTGGTTCGCATCCGAGTACTGGTCGTCGACGACCACCGCATCTTCGCCGAGTCGCTCGCGGCCGCCCTCGCGGCCGAGCCCGACGTCGACGTGTCCGCGGCCGGCAGCGGCCCCGCCGCACTGCGCTGCCTGGAGCGCGCGGCGGCGGAGGGCCGCAGGTTCGACGTACTGCTCGTCGACGCCGACCTGGGCGGCCAGCTGCCCGGCCCGCGTCCGGCGGCCGTCCCCGTCCAGGACAGCAACGAGGACGGACTGGTGGACGGGATCTCGCTCGTCGCCGGTGTGCGGTCCGGGCAGCCGAGCGTACGAACGGTCGTGCTCGCCGAGAAGGACGATCCACGCCGGGCCGCCCTTGCCCTGCAGGCGGGGGCCTCCGGGTGGGTCGCCAAGGACTGTTCCCTGTCGCGGCTGCTCACCGTCATACGGGGAGTGCTGCGGGACGAGACCCATCTCCCGCCGGCCCTGCTCACCGGCGTCCTGCGCGAACTCACCGCCGCGCGCAAGCACCGCACCGAGAGCGAGCGGCTCGTCGAGTCGCTCACGCCCCGGGAGCGCGAAGTGCTGCGGTGCATGGTCGCCGGGCTGGGCCGGAAAGCCGTCGCGGAGCGGCTGTTCCTCTCCCCGCACACCGTCCGTACACATATGCAGAACGTGCTCGGGAAGCTCGGCGTCCACTCGACCCTCGCCGCCGTAGCGCTCGCCCGCCGCGCCGGGGTCGGGCCCGTCGACCTGGGGTCTGCCGGGCGGATCAGGCCGGAGGAAACCAACAGCGCCTGA
- the tamR gene encoding MarR family transcriptional regulator TamR encodes MEDEVDRLVGAWRRERPDLDVEPLEVLSRVSRLARHLDRARRLAFSEHSLEPWEFDVLTALRRAGTPYQLSPGQLLTQTLVTSGTMTNRIDRLAKKGLVERLPDPSDRRGVLVRLTDEGRDRADQALAGLLDQERAILGELSRAQRIELAALLRQLTAPFDNIPG; translated from the coding sequence ATGGAGGACGAGGTCGATCGGCTGGTCGGAGCGTGGCGCCGGGAGCGCCCTGACCTCGACGTGGAACCGCTCGAGGTGCTCAGCCGGGTGAGCAGACTGGCCCGGCATCTGGACCGTGCCCGCCGCCTGGCGTTCTCCGAGCACAGCCTGGAACCCTGGGAGTTCGACGTCCTGACGGCGCTGCGGCGCGCGGGAACCCCCTACCAGCTCTCCCCCGGCCAACTGCTCACCCAGACCCTGGTCACCTCGGGCACGATGACGAACCGCATCGACCGGCTGGCGAAGAAGGGCCTGGTGGAGCGCCTCCCCGACCCGAGCGACCGCAGAGGCGTGCTCGTACGTCTGACGGACGAGGGCCGCGACCGCGCGGACCAGGCCCTGGCAGGCCTGCTGGACCAGGAGCGTGCGATCCTCGGGGAACTGTCACGCGCCCAGCGGATCGAACTGGCGGCCCTGCTACGCCAGTTGACCGCCCCGTTCGACAACATCCCCGGCTGA
- the galE gene encoding UDP-glucose 4-epimerase GalE yields MSGKYLVTGGAGYVGSVVAQHLLEAGHEVVVLDNLSTGFREGVPTGASFIEGDIRDAAKWLDSSFDAVLHFAAFSQVGESVVKPEKYWDNNVGGTMALLAAMRDAGVRKLVFSSTAATYGEPETTPIVETAPTQPTSPYGASKLAVDHMITGEAKAHGLGAVSLRYFNVAGAYGECGERHDPESHLIPLVLQVAQGKREAISVYGDDYPTPDGTCVRDYIHVADLAEAHLLAVAAASPGEHLICNLGNGNGFSVREVIETVRQVTGHPIPEVMAPRRGGDPAVLVASAETARERLGWNPSRADLAGIVADAWAFAQNRD; encoded by the coding sequence ATGAGTGGGAAGTACTTGGTCACCGGCGGCGCGGGCTATGTCGGAAGCGTGGTCGCGCAGCACCTGCTGGAGGCCGGCCACGAGGTTGTCGTCCTCGACAACCTCTCCACCGGCTTCCGCGAGGGTGTGCCGACGGGCGCTTCCTTCATCGAGGGCGACATCCGCGACGCCGCCAAGTGGCTGGACTCCTCCTTCGACGCCGTGCTCCACTTCGCCGCGTTCTCGCAGGTCGGCGAGTCGGTCGTGAAGCCCGAGAAGTACTGGGACAACAACGTCGGCGGCACGATGGCGCTGCTCGCCGCGATGCGCGACGCGGGCGTCCGCAAGCTGGTCTTCTCCTCCACGGCCGCCACGTACGGCGAGCCCGAGACGACACCCATCGTCGAGACCGCGCCGACCCAGCCGACCAGCCCGTACGGCGCCTCCAAGCTCGCCGTCGACCACATGATCACCGGCGAGGCGAAGGCCCACGGCCTGGGCGCGGTCTCGCTCCGCTACTTCAACGTGGCGGGCGCGTACGGGGAGTGCGGCGAGCGGCACGACCCCGAGTCGCACCTGATTCCCCTGGTCCTGCAGGTGGCGCAGGGCAAGCGTGAGGCCATCTCCGTCTACGGCGACGACTACCCGACGCCCGACGGCACGTGCGTCCGCGACTACATCCACGTGGCCGACCTGGCGGAGGCCCACCTGCTCGCCGTGGCCGCCGCCTCGCCCGGTGAGCACCTGATCTGCAACCTCGGCAACGGCAACGGCTTCTCCGTCCGCGAGGTCATCGAGACGGTGCGCCAGGTGACCGGGCACCCGATCCCCGAGGTCATGGCCCCGCGCCGCGGCGGCGACCCGGCTGTCCTGGTCGCCTCGGCGGAGACGGCCCGCGAGCGGCTCGGCTGGAACCCGTCCCGCGCGGATCTCGCGGGGATCGTCGCGGACGCGTGGGCGTTCGCTCAGAACCGGGACTGA